The genomic interval CATCTCTCTGGTCCTCTGAGTTTCTGGCTCTGGTGTTCTGTCAGACTGGGTCTTCTGCTCACTCTGTGACTTTCTTTCCCTCTTGATGTCTGTTTACTGCTCACTGTGCCTCTGGATTTGCCTGCAGCATTGCCCTCTTTAGACACCCtgcttctctcctcttctcctcaCTCTGTACCTGTTCCTTTGACTCACAAGGATTGTCCCGACAGGGTCTCTCTGGGTTTCCCCCGGAACCCAGTTCTCTgccctcatcctctgccatctggGAATCTCCCTCACcttgctgctccctctgcctccaCCTCTCTGTCCAGCTCTCCCTTGTCTGCAGTCACCCCATCTTCTTGCTCTtgccctctctcccacctccttctctctccccaggaGACTGGTCTTGCCCCTGCCTCTCTCCACCTGCCCTGTGGATTGCCTGTCTCTCTTTTCCCCTGTCTGGTCTCTGCAGGCTCTTTGCTGTTCCAGGCACAACCTGCTCAGACCTCTGGTACCCCGTTCTCATAGCCCTGGCTCACATGCCATTCCAAGAATCTCTGACATTCCTTCCTGTCTTCTCCTGTATCTCCCTGACTTCTTCCTTTTGTGTTGTTCTGTCCTCTGACTTGCCCATTGGGTCTCATGTCTCTCTGTCTTTTTCCTCTaatcttttgtcttcttcttacACAAAGAGAATCAACATTCTCCCATCATCTTCCTCCTTCTGAGCTCCTGCCTTCTCCTTCTGTTGATGTCAATTACATGCCCACCAtcccttttcctctcttcctgtctGTGCCCCGCCCCCAGATTCTGATTCTCTGtgcctctctctgccttcttGCCATTTGTGTTTGTGTCTTTCCCTCCCTTCAGAGTCCTCTCTATCTTTTCCCATCATTCTCTCTGCTTTTGTTGCTTTCTAGTTTTATCTGTTTCTCTGGGTCATTTTTAGCTATGCAGGTCTGTGCCAATGctgggggaagggaaagggaaagagctggagaaggcaaaggaaggagaaagcaTACCTTCAGAACCTGACagaatcatatattaatgcaataaagccttttttttttttttaattttacagataagaaacaaTGGCTTGCTCAGAGTCATGGCAGTAAATGGGAAAAGTGAAAATTCAAAGCTACTTTGAGTTTTCATCTCTTAGCCTGTGCTGCAGGAGAGTAGGTacgtattgttgttgtttagtcactaagttgtgtccgattcttttgcgaccccatggactgtagcccaccaggctgctctgtccataggatttcctagacAAAattactggaacgggttgccatcttatttttcaggggatcttcctgacccggggatcaaacccatgtctcctgtattggcaggcggattctttatccctgagccaccaggaaatactGTAAGTATGTGAATAGGAGATAAATATAAGGAtgcaaagttaaaaagaaaacaaattttctctgttttccacTACATCTAACTATGGCCTGAGGCTGGCACACCCAACCCCAGCTCCAGCTAATTTGGGGACTGGACACTCATTTCTACCAGGACTTGTCAATCACACAgtccatttctctttcttcattggCAACAAGTCATCATCAAACCTGGTTGTGGCAGGGTCAGaacctgaagttcagagaggccaAGCAAATGGCCTTTAAGACACATAACAAATCAGCCAAGGAAAGTAAAGGTAGAAACCACTCCCCAGGCTCCACTCAGGAAAAAGACACAAACTCATCAGAGGGAAAGGAGCCCTGGGGAGCAGAGTCCTGTCATTCACATCTCCTTCTACCTTCACCCTGTAGGTACAAGCTGGAGATAATAACTGGGCAGCCTCTCATCACCAGAGACCTTGTTCAAGGATCTCTATCACTCAGGACCTATCTCCTAGTCAAAACACTTTAACCTTGACAAGAGAATGTACTTGTATGAAACAGTGTAAGTTGATTCCCAAGTGTAGCTCAGTGGAGGAGATGAGCTCagacaacaagagaagctgtcCCTTCCATTCTCCTTTAAACCTTGCTAGGTCCAGCATGCCTTTCTCCATTTCTAATCTTCCTCTCTCATATTCACCCTTTTATGTAACTAATCTGAATTGAAAAGCCAAATTCCTATATATTCCATCCTCGAAGTATCACTcggggacttctctggcaatccagtggttaagactttgcctcccAATGCAAGGAATgctggttccacccctggtctgggacctaagatcccacgcACCTCACAGCCATAAAACCAGGACACAATAACAGGAGGAAAATTGTgagaaattcaataaaaactttaaaaatggtccataaccaaaaaaaaaagttcacttgaACTTTATTCCTTATTATAAAAATGGCTTGTGTTTCTTGTAACAAGTTTGGGAAGTTCAAAgaactttaagaaataaatatcacCTATGAATCTAATCACCAGAAATGACCACTGTTAAcctatttcatatatttcttttcaattttagtcCAATTTTATAAATCATTATGATATTTGAACTGGGTCATATATAGTTTCCTATTCTGCTTTTTAACTTAACaatctgttgaagaatttcccCATAATGTGAAATAGTCTCCAAAGTactattttaaatgttataagGTATTCAATTATATCAGTAGACCATAATTTATGTAACCAGTTCCCTGTTATAGGATATTTAAGTTGTGTGCAGTTTTCCCCATTAGAAATAATACTGCAATAAACCTCCTTGATGAAAATCTCTTTTCACATCTCTCATTTTTCCATAGGCAAAATGAACCTTCCAAATCAAAACTCTGTGTGAGGCACAATAGCATCTGACAAACCGTCCAAGTGACTCAGATGCACAGTGAAGTTTGAAGCACTGAGTTAGAGGCATTGGGTTTGTGGCTGGTTGCCCAGGTAATGAGAGTAAGGAGAATCTTAGAATAGGGAGACCAGGAGAGATGGGAGGAGGTTCTAGGAAGAACAGTCTCCAGTCACTTGCCAGCTGGCTGGGAACTAGAGAGGAAAAACGGTTGCACAGATAACTTAGGGACTTTACAAcattaatattcattttaaaaatagttttctgttcattttaaaaatggttgcACAGATAACTTAGGGACTTTACAAcattaatattcattttaaaaatagtattcagtttaaaaatagtaaGTCATCTTCCTCTTACCCATACCTTCAGGGCAAGTCTTACAAATAGCATCCTTGTGTTGGTGAGGTTTGGAGGCATGAAGAAGAAAGAGCATAGGGATGACCACACAAGAAAGGCAGTGAAGGGAGTCAAGAATTCACTGAGAACAAGGATTTTAGAGCAAAATGACCAGGAATGCACAAGAAATCTTCCACAATACTGGGGACATATAGAGCAGCTCAGATGAGGagttctgttgctttgtttggttATGAGAGAGAAAAGAGTCAACACCATGAGGCTGAAGAGCCTTGAACAGTCAGGTGAGGCTTCAAGGCCTTTCTCTGTCccatcataaaataaatattcacccATGTATATATTCTCCTAGGTTGTTTTATAGTTTCATCATTTGCCTTGAACTCTTTAAAGTATTTAGAATCTATTGCAGTCTCTGTGTGAAAACTTTCCCACTCGTACTGTTTTTAACTCTTCTTTGTTCCTCTGATTTATAACAGTGAACATTTGGCAAAAACATATTGAATCAATGACATAATTAATGAACACCAGTAAGTTTCATTCACCAGAAAAACTAAATCTTAAATTCTATTGCTAAACTTTACAATAGCCTTGACTTTAATCACCACTTAAAACCTTAATGCCCATCCTAACAGTGATAAAAGCCTCAACCCAAATAATGAATGTAATAGTCTTAACTCTGATCCTTAAAGTGAGTCTGAGCAACCTCTCTTGTCccaagagaaacagaaatgatgtgaacaacagagaaaaaagCATGACTGTCTCAGGAAAGGGAGTAACAGAAAGGAGCATAGAATATGCCACTTCCCTGACGTGGTCTTCACCATTTCTTCACGATGATCCTCAACTTAATCCTGAACCAAATTCCATGAACAGTAGGGCCCCCATCTGCTAATCCAAACTTCCTGTTAGGAAACCTGAATGAAACAAGGGTGAGAAGCCCTTGGCATAAAAACCCAATAAACTACATATCCCTCAAAATCTTTAAACAGGCGGATCACAATGCAGGAGCTCAACCAGTCCGCTGTGACAGAATTCATCCTGTTGGGCTTTGCCTCGAACCCCAGGACCAATCCTCTGCTCTTCaccttctttctgatcttttaccTGCTCATCCTTGTCAGCAACAGCCTCCTCATCACCCTCATCCACCAGGACACACGCCTCCACACGCCCATGTACTTCTTCATCAGTGTCCTCTCCCTGTTGGACATGTGCTACACCACCACGATGGTGCCCCAGATGCTCGTGCACATTCTCAGCAAGAAGAGAGCCATCTCTTTTGCTAGATGTGTGGCCCAGATATACATCTTCCTCCTCTTTGGGATCACTGAGTCCTGGCTTTTCTCCATCATGTCTGTGGACAGGtacgtggccatctgccaccCTCTCCGGTATAAGGTCATCATGAGCCGCTGGGTGTGCCTTCTCATGGTGGGCATCTGTGCAGCCTATGGTGTAGTGGGAGGTCTGTCCTATACCTTCTTTGCTATGAGACTTCCCTACTGTGGCCCTAATGAAATTGACCATTACTTTTGTGAGGTCCCTGCGGTCTTGAAGCTGGCCTGTGCAGACACATCCCTCAATGACTTGGTGAACATCATCACAGGCTTCAATGTCATTGTGGTCCCACTCTCCTTGATTGTCATTGTCTATGTCAACATCTTTTTCACCATCATGAAGATCCGCTCAGCTCAAGGACGGATCAAGGCCTTCTCTACCTGTGCCTCCCACATCACCGTGGTTTCCATGTTCGCTAttccatgcagtatcacatataTGAGCCCTGGCTCCAACTCTTCATCAAACAGTGGCAAGAAAATGGCCCTTTTCTACAACATTGCCACAGCCTTCCTCAACCCTGtcatctacagcctgaggaacaagGATGTGAAAAATGCTTTCCTCAAACTGATGGGAAGGGGCATGGCCCCAGAGTaatgttttaaagataaagataTGCAGAGACATACAATTCAGGACTCGCACTCACACCAAAGACTCTTCCATGAGTCCTGAAGTGATGGTCTCCATAAAGCTCATGCTTCGCTCTGGCCCAGTGGGAAAGAACAGGGTGCTTGGCCATCAGCATTATCTGTGGTGGTGTGGTTTGAGACAAAGATGATCAGGAAGATCCAACACAGTGCTCAAGAGCCTTGACTGTAGTGCCAGGCAGACCAGGATGAGAGAGTTGGCTTTACCAATCACTAGGCAAGTGAATTCTTACAGCTCTTTCGGCTACTTTAAGGTTTGTATCTCTTCTTCATAGGGAAGTTGTAataattaaatgagacaatattGATACAATAAAGGTACTTAGTACAGAGCCTGCAAATGTTAGTTTTAATTTTCAAGACTTTTGACTTGAATTATCAATTCAAGTTGATAATTGAATTCAATGGGTTGAATTATCAATCTTTAAACAGCAGTGATCTTCTGGTCTTTGGAAGTGACTGGATGCCCAGAGAGAATGGGAATAAAAAGAGTGTTGTAGGCAGAGAGTGGAAGAAGGACAAACTCAGAAACTGTCAAGTGGAGATTTTTAAGGTGCAGAAGAAACTTGAGAAGGAGGAAATGAACCTATATAACCCATCTAAAAACTCAGTCAGTTAGAGCATCTGGGGTCAACTGAAGTTCTCttagaaggggaaaaattctcttttatgaccatgtttttctgttctctagatttcctttttttccttgtttctaatAGCATACATTTTCGAAAACTATAGCCTTTCTTGGGTAGTCCCAAGAAAAGGGACTCTAAGGATGAGGGAAACTAGAGATATGAGGGTGAACTATAATGTGACCCCCGGATACAAAATGTCAGGAGTTCTGAGAGAGGTTACAATTTCAGTGGGGACTTTTTTGCTTTGTTCCTTCTTGTTTGAAATGACTTTCCTGGAACTGTTTCTCAGAGATTCTTCACAAACATGAATTGTTTTTTCCCACGCTTCACCAGCCTACAAAGATCATGTTACTGGGCATCACTCATATTCACTGCCTGCTGGCTGCCACAGGAACTTCAGCACACAACAAAGCAATTCCCATGAGGTTCTAGAGGCATGTCCCATAAACTAACTTGTAGCCCCTTTGAATTCTTCTTTCTGAGCCCTGTGTTGATGTACACTGCCTATGAAaaccttcagaaaaaaaaaaataactatgcTGGCCAAAAAATATTACATGAGTGTCTGTTTGCTTCCGGAGAGGCCATGGCCCGTGCCAAGAGTGCAGGTTCACAATATCCCCACAGGTATTACCAACCCCACCACCCAGAAATCAGAGTGTTGCATAAGTAGTGaaacaaaattaaagacaaacaACAATACAGGACATATAATTGCAACATATTTATATACGTGAATAAAAGCATTAACACATAAAGTACTCTTGAAAAGtgataagaaaaaatacaaaaaaaaaaaagaaaaagtaaaaaatacaaacactCAGAAAAACTAGCAACAGGTGTGAACAAAATCCATAATACaaaatccaaaaaacaaaatccaaataaTCAATAGACACATGGGAAAATCAAGCACAGTAGGTATCtaagaaatgaaaattcaaatatCAATGAGATACTatgttttcaccttttgaaactgtcaGAGTGCTTAAACAGAGTCAGAGGTGgctgaaagtgaaaataaagtgaaagttgctcagtcgtgtccaactctttgtgaccccatggactatacagtccatggaattctccaggccagaatacagaagTGGATAGAATACAATAAAACATGAATTTCCATACACTACTCATGGGAGTACAGATTgacctagaaagcatattcatattttgcacaaccaAGTAATAGTAATTAGTCTAAGTCCTAATTGTATGGCAGCCAGGAACTTTCCTAAAACTCAGTCCGTGGCCAGAGCTTTGTAGAAAATAAAAGGTTTATTTATATGTAGTCAGCTACATTAATAGTTTAGGTTTTAGGTCAGTTTGAATgtgtggtggagaaggcaatgcccttctccagtgttcttgcctggagaatcccagggacgggggagcctggtggctgccgtctctggggttgcacaaaatcggacacgactgaagcaacttagcagcagcagcagcagcagaatgtgTGGTCGAACAGAAAGTAAGTTAACTGAAAGCTGAAAAGTCAGCAAAGCAGATTTCTTCTCAATCCCAGGTGTACTCATGCTCAGCAACAGGCTACCAAATGGAGTATTGGAAGCAGTCGTTCACTCTGAGCCTGGTCTAGAAGGCTGCGGAAGTGAGGCCCACAGGTCCGAGGTGACCTACCTAGATGACCTCTGACACTGTCTCCAGCTCTGAGGGTCCtgattactcagttcagttcagttcagttgctcagttgtgtctgactttgtgaccccatggactgcagcacgccaggcttccctgtcctttaccaactcccggagcttgctcagactcatgttcatcgagtcagtgatgccattcaaccatctcatcctctgttgtccccttctcctcctgccttcaatctttcctagcatcagggccttttccaatgagtcagttcttcgcatcaggtggccagagcattGGAGTTTACTAGATTACTAGATTTGCAAAACAGGAGTGCCAGGCACATCACCCCTTCCTCCAATGTTTTCCTCTTACAGAACTGTTCCCAGAGCAGTATCTATCAGAATTGGCTGCAGTTtgacaagggaattccctggtggtcaagaatctgcccttCCACTAtaggagtcatgggttcaattcctagttggggaactaagatcccacagaccacgccatgtggcaaaaaaaaagaaaaaaagaaattggctGTAGTTATAGATTCTCCTGTATCTTAATGGATCTTATGGCTGCTAGCAGTTGATGGGAGTGGTGCTTACAGAAGTGCTAGGTTCTGCTTCTGATGAACACAAAGGATGCTCTTTCCATATTAAAGTGCCACTTGCATTGAGTAAGTAGTATCTCACGGCCAGGCTCCAATAACCTGCAGGGCTCAACCCCCAGTTAGCTCCTCTATTCCACAGTTCAAGGAGATTTACAAGATTAGAGGTACTACCATTTTGGTTAAATTCACCTGGTTTGTGGTTTCCGACAGGCAGAAGAGGTGGCTAGTACAAGGCCATGTCAGGCAGACTAGTCCTGCGCAAGTTTCCTATATGTAGCAGTCAGAGTTCACTCAAGAAAGCTAACTTCTGAACATGCTATGGATAAAGAGCTTATGTTAGGAATTAGACCTTACACAACTGTGCCAAGAACTGGGGAAGTGTCATTGGAGGATCAGAGTAAAATCATCTTGAACCGCTGGTAATGTTAGACAAGTCAGAGCTTGTAAGAAGATTTGAGAAGCTCCAGATCGAGTCACTTAATAGATTACTAACAGAGGTCTTAAAGAGGCTTCTGGAAACCTATTATTGCCTTTGAGTGTCCATAGCCAAGCAATCAGTTGTGGCCCTGGGGTTCCTGTTGGTCCCAGGGCCAGCATTTGGTAAAATAAGCTTACCAAGGAAAACAAGGACAAACTAAGACCCAATGATCTTCAGCGTCTATCCATCACTTTATCTGATCATGAAGACTTTCACTCCAACATTAAGAACTGCTACTTCACTTCTTCAGGCCAAATcctaaaacatacaaagaagagGATTCTGGAAAACAGGACCCACCTTTACCAGTTAAGGATTATTTTAGGAATAATGTACGTATTTTAGGAACTGAACCTTATACAATTGTGGGAGGAAGTGTGACCCAAGTTGACAATACCACAATCCAGTCGCCCTTATGGCAAAACATCTTTATcctatatttttcattatagtttccTCTTTTATTAGGAATTATTGGAAGtagttttcaaatttcaaatatgGGGAGGGACTTTTGTTtctggacatgattgagtaacaTGTATTAGAAATACCttcccattatttaaaaaaaacaaactataaaacagaagaaaatttatgaAGCAATGCTTTTCAGGCATTGGACAACAGACAGTATATATTAGTTTACCggggttgccataacaaaatactatagaCTGGGTGATTTAAACaagacaaatttattttctcatagctcTGGATgctggtacaaaagtaattgcaattttggactgtgatttttaaatcattataactaagctcaaacatatctttattaatcaaaatatgaaccattacaatcaacatatttctgccaatgagaaataagtttgcttattcctgtagcataaaaatccatgcctcaggattcaacaaactcttggaaagcattttctctctcctgctggttgtggaagcagtCTCCCTGCAAAAAGTTATCgaaatgcttgaagaagtggtagtcgttTGGCAAGAAGTCAGGTGagtatggcagatgaggcaaaacttcatagcccaatttgttcaacttttgaagcattggttgttcTATGTGCTGTTGGGCATTGTTGTAGAGAAGAATCGGGCCCTTTTTGTTGACCAGTGCTAGCTGCTGGTGGtgtagttttcagtgcatctcattgatttgctgagcatacttctcagatatagTGATTTTGCtgagattcagaaagctgtagtgaaaCAGACCAATAggagaccaccaaacagtgactatGACCTTTTTTGGGTGCAATTGTGgctttggaaagtgctttggagcttcttctcagccCAGCCTCTGAGTTGGTTGTCACCGTTTATCATATAAAATCTGCTTTTCATTGCACATCACAATCCAATGGAGAAATGGTTCtctgttgttgcatagaataaagaAGATGACTCTTCAAAACAATGGTATTTTTGATTTGTGGACCCCTGATGAGGCACCCACTTgtcgagctttttcacctttccaatttgcttcaaaggCTGAACAACCATAGAATGGTTGAtgctgagttctttggcaacttctcaggtagttgtaagaggatcagcttgcATGATTCTCTCAGTTGGtggttgtcaacttctgatggctggccatcttcaaggctcttgtctcctttgcaaaacttcttgaaccaccactgcactgtaggTTCTTTAGCAGTTCCTGAGTCAAATACATCGTAAATTGAACAAGTCCCTATGTTGGGACTGAAATTCCTTCCCACAGAGACTCAGTGGAGGGAGGAGTCTTATGGCTGAGTGGCCACATCACTGTGTGACACAGTGACAATACTAATACGGTGTGTTTGTTTCTGTCCAAAGCACTTTTATGTGCCTTTTATGTGCTTATTAATCTTATCCAAGGCTACTTATGGAGCAGAgataaaactgaggcttagatatAGATAATATAAATGCTGCTAATACCTATTAGTGCCCTCATAACTATCcaggagcttccctgctggctcagtggtaaagaatccacctgtcaatgcaggagatatggatctgatccctggttcaagaagatcccatggagaaggaaatggaaacccacttcagtatatttgcctggggaatcccatgaacagaggagcctggtgggctatagtccgtgtgGTTACGAAGGGTCTGACATgcgttagcgactaaacaacactaTTTTGAAAGACCATGTACCTAATTATAGTATAAATGCTACTAAATCTATTACTATAGTAACAACCAcatattattgaacacttactcttaaaattttttaattgtaggaAAATTGCTTtgtaatgttgtattggtttttgccatacaacaatgtaCATTAGCCATAATTATGCATATTgaacctccttcccctccctatATCCCACCCCTTGGTCATCACAAATTGCTAGGCTGGGCTTCTTGTGCTATAGATAGATAACTGATGAGCAACTTCTCACCAGTTATCTAGTTTAAATATATTGATGCTACTTTttccatttgtcccactctctccttcccccactgtgtccaaaagtccattctctacatctgtgtctccattccttacTTGCATATAGGTTcaacaataccatttttctagaatccatatgtatgtgttaatatgcaatatttatttttctgcttctgacttatttcactctatataacaggctctagtttcatctacctcactagaactgactcaaattcattcttttttatggccaagtaatattccattgtatatatgtaccacagcttctttacccattcatttgtAGATGgatatctagattgcttccatgtcctggctattgtatagtgctgcaatgagcatcagggtacatgtatcttttagaattgtggccgtctcagggtatatgcccagtagtgggattgctgagtcatgtgatagatttattcctagtattctaaggaatttccatactgttttctataatggctgtatcagtttatattcccaacaacggtgtaggagggctccctttctcTACATcctatccagcatttattgcttgtagattttttgacggtggacattctgactggtgtgaggtagtaccctactgtagttttgatttgcctttctctaattaTTAGGGATGTTGAGCAGCTTTTTATGTGAACACTTACTCTTATAAGATGCTACACTGGGTGCTATACATAATGTAATTAATCCTCAGGACAAGGTAGGTAAGTCACTTGATTTGTCAGCAGACGTAGAGAGTTTAAGAGAATTAAATGACTTATTCATGCCACATAGCAAATAAATTGTGTAGTAGGAATTTGAACTTGGATCTTCTAGATTCCAAGTCATTCTACTGTAGCATCTCTGTTGCAATATTGAATTTACAGGGTATGGACAGTCAGATTATAGAGTGTCTACAAGGCTGGGTGTAGGAACCAGGTGGTCAGAGGCCAGGACAGAGGCACAGTCTTCCTTGGATCCACTGGAAGGATGATCCCCAACAAAGTACCCTCTTGGGTCCTAATGGAATTCTAGGGGAGAAAGACTAGATTGGGTTTGTTAACTGCtgcagttatctattttacacatgatgcCACTCTTTCTTGTACAACACAGAAAGCAAAAGACCACACAGCCAGGCAGACTGGTGGCTGAATGTAGTTTCAGTGGAAAGGAGCCTGTTTTGTAGGTGGGAGGCAATGACCAACTGTGAGAGACAATCTAGTCCTTCAAGGTAGAATTCAAATTCTGAAGGGTgtggtgatgaaggtgaaatTCAGGGCAAGGTGAAGTACAGCTTGGGTACTGGGGGACTTAAGGCCATGCGGAATACTTTTAGTTTGGTAGAGGTCAGTGGTGAATCCAGGTCAAGTGACATTTAGTGGTAAAATGGTATCTGACTGCCGGAGAATGGCCTGAGCCACTGCATGGGAACTGAGCACAGAACTGGATGGGTCCTGGTATGGGAGGGATTCTGGAAAGAGCATGTCAT from Dama dama isolate Ldn47 chromosome 20, ASM3311817v1, whole genome shotgun sequence carries:
- the LOC133040346 gene encoding olfactory receptor 2D2-like yields the protein MQELNQSAVTEFILLGFASNPRTNPLLFTFFLIFYLLILVSNSLLITLIHQDTRLHTPMYFFISVLSLLDMCYTTTMVPQMLVHILSKKRAISFARCVAQIYIFLLFGITESWLFSIMSVDRYVAICHPLRYKVIMSRWVCLLMVGICAAYGVVGGLSYTFFAMRLPYCGPNEIDHYFCEVPAVLKLACADTSLNDLVNIITGFNVIVVPLSLIVIVYVNIFFTIMKIRSAQGRIKAFSTCASHITVVSMFAIPCSITYMSPGSNSSSNSGKKMALFYNIATAFLNPVIYSLRNKDVKNAFLKLMGRGMAPE